A part of Eubacterium sp. AB3007 genomic DNA contains:
- the amrS gene encoding AmmeMemoRadiSam system radical SAM enzyme, which yields MSTCHVCFRHCEIPEGGIGACGARTNRSGHIVAGNYARLTALALDPIEKKPLRRFHPGSLILSVGSYGCNLRCPFCQNHSISWSREALHLVTAGTKHVSPEALVDLAEQLQEKGNIGLAFTYNEPLVGYEYVRDAAELAHEKGLVTVMVTNGTASLPVLEELSPHIDAMNIDLKGFTEAYYKDVLGGDLAMVKDFVQAAARCCHVELTTLIVPGENDTAEEMRALCQWVAGLDGGEGTIPLHISRFFPRFHMMDRDATPAEQIYALSSVAKEYLKYVYPGNV from the coding sequence ATGTCAACCTGCCATGTTTGTTTTCGACACTGTGAGATCCCGGAAGGCGGGATCGGCGCATGCGGTGCCCGAACCAACCGATCCGGACACATCGTTGCGGGCAACTACGCCCGGCTCACGGCGCTGGCCCTGGATCCTATCGAGAAAAAGCCCCTGCGCCGCTTCCACCCTGGCAGCCTGATCCTGTCTGTCGGAAGCTATGGCTGCAACCTGCGCTGTCCATTCTGCCAGAACCACTCCATCAGCTGGTCCAGAGAGGCGTTGCACCTGGTCACCGCCGGCACAAAACATGTTTCCCCGGAGGCCCTGGTGGATCTGGCGGAACAGTTACAGGAGAAAGGAAACATCGGGCTTGCCTTTACCTACAACGAGCCGCTGGTGGGATATGAGTATGTGCGGGATGCGGCCGAACTGGCCCATGAGAAAGGACTGGTCACCGTCATGGTGACCAATGGCACGGCGTCGCTGCCTGTGCTGGAGGAACTGAGCCCCCACATCGATGCCATGAACATCGACCTGAAGGGGTTTACGGAGGCCTATTACAAGGATGTGTTGGGTGGAGACCTGGCCATGGTGAAGGATTTTGTGCAGGCGGCGGCGCGCTGCTGCCACGTGGAACTGACCACCCTGATCGTGCCCGGAGAAAACGACACCGCAGAAGAGATGCGCGCGCTGTGCCAGTGGGTAGCGGGACTTGATGGAGGAGAAGGAACTATTCCTCTTCACATCAGCCGGTTCTTCCCCCGATTCCACATGATGGACCGGGATGCCACACCGGCAGAGCAGATCTACGCGCTTTCCTCGGTGGCGAAGGAATATCTGAAATACGTGTACCCTGGGAATGTGTAA
- a CDS encoding putative manganese-dependent inorganic diphosphatase, with the protein MYYTEGNGPEQNRKKVIVIGHTNPDTDSICSAIAYAQLKKETEGPWFQAYRNGELNLETNYVLKRFGVDVPPLCHDVYAEVQDIDIRPVEGVPPETSLRKAWELMRDMEADTQPIVAEDGTLMGICTLGDLAMANMDSLDPYALSEDSTPYKNIIAALNASVVCGDPEGCCKKGKIVVGVAGPELRESQIENGDIVLVGNRYEAQLCAIEMGASLIVVCNGAEVARIIHKLAEENGCMMISTPYDPFAATVLIQQAVPISAHMTPFDKLLKFLPTEPLEDVEETMKSVRHRYFPICSTRGKYLGLISRRNLLNLKRKQLILVDHNEKSQCVDGWEEAEILEIIDHHRIGNLQTAGPIRFTNRPVGCTATIIWQFYQNKGVTPTPQIAGLLLAAILSDTLAFRSPTCTLADEDAAEALSSIAGVSAEELAAEMFAAGEDLTGRSAKDVFFADFKRFTQSDKSFGVGQASYMSRENLEHAKSLLQDYIQEAREKSGLDMIFFMLTNIQDTSSVLLYDGEDAEALVKEAFAGDRERVEEKPVIPEKSEHVVSLPGVISRKKQLIPALVNTLRRM; encoded by the coding sequence ATGTATTACACGGAGGGAAATGGTCCCGAACAAAATCGGAAGAAAGTCATCGTCATAGGCCATACCAACCCGGATACGGATTCCATCTGTTCTGCTATCGCCTATGCACAGCTGAAGAAGGAGACAGAAGGCCCTTGGTTCCAGGCGTATCGAAACGGGGAACTGAATCTGGAGACCAACTATGTGCTGAAACGCTTCGGGGTAGATGTGCCGCCTCTCTGCCATGATGTGTATGCTGAGGTACAGGACATCGATATTCGCCCGGTGGAAGGGGTCCCTCCGGAGACATCTCTGAGAAAGGCATGGGAACTGATGCGTGATATGGAGGCAGATACCCAGCCTATCGTAGCAGAGGATGGAACGCTGATGGGGATCTGTACGCTTGGGGACCTGGCTATGGCAAACATGGACAGCCTTGATCCCTACGCTCTGTCCGAGGACAGCACCCCATACAAGAACATCATCGCGGCGCTGAATGCCAGTGTGGTCTGTGGTGACCCGGAAGGCTGCTGCAAGAAAGGGAAGATCGTGGTAGGGGTTGCCGGTCCGGAGCTGCGGGAGTCTCAGATCGAAAACGGGGACATCGTGCTGGTGGGGAATCGGTACGAAGCCCAGCTTTGTGCCATCGAGATGGGGGCTTCACTGATCGTGGTGTGCAACGGCGCTGAGGTAGCAAGGATCATCCACAAACTGGCCGAGGAGAATGGCTGCATGATGATCTCTACGCCCTACGATCCCTTCGCAGCGACCGTGTTGATCCAGCAGGCGGTCCCGATCTCTGCCCATATGACACCATTCGATAAGCTTCTGAAGTTCCTGCCTACGGAACCTCTGGAGGACGTGGAGGAAACCATGAAATCCGTGCGGCACCGCTATTTTCCTATCTGCAGTACCAGAGGGAAATACCTGGGGCTCATCAGCCGCAGGAACCTGCTGAACCTGAAGCGAAAGCAGCTGATCCTGGTAGATCACAACGAGAAGTCGCAGTGCGTGGACGGTTGGGAGGAAGCGGAGATCCTGGAGATCATCGACCACCATCGCATCGGTAATCTGCAGACGGCAGGACCCATCCGTTTCACCAATCGGCCAGTGGGATGCACCGCCACGATCATCTGGCAATTCTACCAGAACAAGGGTGTGACACCGACGCCGCAGATCGCGGGGCTGCTTCTGGCGGCCATTCTGTCAGATACGCTGGCTTTCCGTTCCCCCACCTGCACGCTGGCAGACGAGGACGCAGCGGAGGCTTTGTCCAGTATCGCAGGGGTGAGCGCTGAGGAACTGGCGGCGGAGATGTTCGCTGCAGGGGAGGACCTCACGGGACGGAGTGCCAAGGATGTTTTTTTCGCGGATTTCAAGCGGTTCACGCAGAGTGACAAGTCCTTCGGAGTGGGTCAGGCAAGTTATATGAGCCGGGAGAATCTGGAGCACGCCAAGAGCCTGCTGCAGGATTACATCCAGGAGGCGAGGGAGAAGTCCGGACTGGATATGATCTTTTTCATGCTGACTAATATTCAGGACACCTCCAGTGTTCTGCTCTATGACGGAGAGGATGCCGAAGCGCTCGTGAAGGAGGCCTTCGCCGGGGACCGGGAAAGGGTAGAAGAGAAACCAGTGATCCCGGAGAAGTCTGAGCACGTTGTCTCTCTGCCCGGCGTCATCAGTCGCAAGAAACAACTGATTCCGGCCCTTGTGAACACTCTCAGGAGGATGTGA
- a CDS encoding 4Fe-4S binding protein — translation MKKIKRQTADLALNRAVQLLFFLLAPDIYATAFNGVKYLAIQIGNAAVIQCTPFVAVLITVLVYTILFGRFFCGYACAFGFLGDVMYDISEAAQKKLLGKVRTIPAGFRDVLMKLKYVILAGILGLCLTGLYGKVSRFDPWEVFASFRAMDFTITGKTAGLLVLLAILAGMLLVRRFFCLFLCPMGAVFALMPVLPLFQMKRDPARCVGKCHQCEGRCPTGYFVSGGEDKVFLGRNEGVGECIQCNRCASGCPVSNAGPGNPKKIRGNEWYAILIKAALLLAAVKLVVQYVS, via the coding sequence ATGAAAAAGATCAAGCGTCAGACAGCGGACCTGGCTCTGAACAGAGCCGTGCAGCTGCTGTTCTTTCTGCTGGCCCCGGACATCTACGCCACCGCCTTCAACGGGGTCAAGTACCTGGCCATCCAGATCGGAAACGCCGCTGTGATCCAGTGTACCCCCTTCGTGGCGGTACTGATCACGGTGCTCGTCTATACGATCCTGTTCGGCAGGTTCTTCTGCGGCTACGCCTGCGCCTTCGGCTTTCTGGGGGATGTGATGTACGATATTTCCGAGGCAGCGCAGAAGAAACTGCTCGGGAAGGTGCGCACCATCCCGGCGGGATTTCGCGATGTTCTCATGAAACTGAAATACGTGATCCTGGCGGGGATCCTGGGACTCTGTCTGACAGGTCTGTACGGCAAGGTGTCCCGGTTCGATCCCTGGGAGGTGTTTGCAAGCTTCCGGGCCATGGACTTCACCATCACGGGAAAGACGGCGGGGCTTCTGGTCCTGCTGGCGATCCTGGCGGGTATGCTGCTGGTGCGGCGGTTCTTCTGCCTGTTCCTCTGTCCCATGGGCGCGGTGTTCGCGCTGATGCCGGTGCTGCCCCTGTTCCAGATGAAGAGGGACCCGGCACGGTGTGTCGGGAAGTGTCACCAGTGCGAGGGCAGGTGCCCCACCGGATACTTTGTGTCCGGCGGCGAGGACAAAGTCTTCCTTGGCCGAAACGAAGGGGTGGGAGAGTGCATCCAGTGCAACCGGTGTGCTTCCGGTTGTCCGGTGAGCAATGCCGGGCCGGGAAATCCGAAGAAGATAAGAGGCAACGAGTGGTACGCCATCCTCATCAAGGCCGCGCTCCTGCTGGCCGCGGTGAAACTGGTGGTGCAGTATGTTTCGTAG
- a CDS encoding S8 family serine peptidase, which translates to MAPSRNTRCTISSGTSYASPLVAAMAVAAKQEDRYINVDEFKTLLTETSRDAGAEGYDTSYGHGIVDMKAFAAKLGGARTASVQSYFLDGQSLQLTGLPKDIVDPQVVVSGKDGRLTGMAPVAPDENGVVTLETPAENGQTYTVKITSDNYDIRDVEVAFSSEDVQSGLTQALTQAQAAVEAAQVAADEAQLAVDALPQDASAREIAAAYKKLDKANNALAAAQETVSSLKTQQSDLQAKQIAALEKELKDTKAQLKETEKQLSQAKAGTKPSASAAKKANAMKVTSVTKKVKKKKLKKKAVTVAPLTVKGATGTLSFQKLSGKKNLRIDTRTGKVVVAKKTKKGTYTMKVKVTASGNATTKSIAKTVKVKIKVK; encoded by the coding sequence CTGGCACCATCCAGAAACACCCGGTGCACCATCTCCTCGGGAACCTCTTACGCGTCCCCGCTGGTCGCCGCCATGGCAGTGGCCGCCAAGCAGGAGGATCGTTACATCAACGTAGATGAGTTCAAGACGCTCCTGACAGAGACAAGCCGCGATGCTGGCGCCGAAGGGTACGACACCTCCTACGGCCATGGGATCGTAGACATGAAGGCCTTCGCCGCCAAACTGGGCGGCGCACGGACGGCCTCCGTCCAGTCCTACTTCCTGGATGGGCAGTCCCTGCAGCTCACCGGACTTCCCAAGGACATCGTGGATCCGCAGGTGGTGGTCAGTGGCAAGGACGGCCGCCTGACGGGCATGGCCCCGGTCGCGCCTGACGAGAACGGCGTCGTGACGCTGGAGACTCCGGCCGAGAACGGACAGACCTACACCGTAAAGATCACGTCAGACAACTACGACATCAGAGACGTGGAAGTGGCCTTCTCATCGGAGGATGTCCAGTCCGGTCTCACTCAGGCGCTGACACAGGCCCAGGCAGCGGTCGAAGCCGCACAGGTGGCTGCCGACGAGGCACAGCTAGCGGTAGACGCCCTGCCACAGGATGCTTCCGCGCGTGAGATCGCAGCCGCCTACAAGAAGCTGGACAAGGCGAACAACGCTCTGGCCGCCGCACAAGAAACGGTAAGCTCCCTGAAGACCCAGCAAAGCGACCTCCAGGCCAAGCAGATCGCCGCCCTGGAGAAGGAACTGAAGGATACCAAGGCGCAGCTGAAGGAGACAGAGAAGCAGTTGTCCCAGGCCAAGGCGGGCACAAAGCCTTCCGCCTCTGCCGCCAAGAAGGCCAACGCCATGAAGGTCACCAGCGTGACCAAGAAGGTGAAGAAGAAGAAGCTTAAGAAGAAGGCCGTTACCGTAGCACCACTTACGGTCAAGGGTGCCACCGGAACTCTCTCCTTCCAGAAGCTCTCCGGCAAGAAGAACCTTCGCATCGACACCAGGACCGGCAAGGTCGTGGTCGCCAAGAAGACCAAGAAAGGGACCTACACCATGAAGGTGAAGGTCACCGCATCTGGCAATGCCACCACGAAATCCATCGCCAAGACCGTGAAGGTGAAGATCAAAGTGAAATAA
- a CDS encoding ABC transporter ATP-binding protein has product MSEERSSNIIEVEGITKVFPGARTGLLSRASGITAVKDVSFGLRRGEVLGLLGESGCGKSTLAKILMHLLPPTSGRVLLDGTEIQDLPETAFRKYRKKIQMVYQNPFDCLDPSMRVQRLLEEPLRLWYPDMEPAEREGKILRILEECGLAENSLGKYPGEFSGGQLQRIAIARALLVEPEVLIADEIISALDVSIQNQILRLLEEMKTRHHLSVLFITHDLSVARRMSDRVMVMQEGEIKGIGTPEEVFSESADPYIRALSNAVFTFRGKV; this is encoded by the coding sequence GTGAGCGAGGAAAGGTCATCGAATATCATAGAAGTGGAAGGCATCACCAAGGTTTTTCCGGGAGCACGGACGGGCCTGCTCTCGCGGGCTTCCGGCATCACGGCGGTGAAGGATGTGAGTTTCGGCCTGCGCCGAGGGGAGGTCCTGGGGTTGCTGGGGGAATCCGGCTGCGGCAAATCCACCCTGGCAAAGATCCTGATGCACCTGCTTCCACCAACGTCCGGGAGGGTCCTGCTGGATGGCACAGAGATCCAGGATCTGCCCGAGACCGCATTCCGGAAATACAGAAAGAAGATACAGATGGTGTACCAGAATCCCTTCGACTGCCTGGATCCCTCCATGCGGGTGCAGCGCCTGCTGGAGGAACCTCTTCGTCTCTGGTACCCGGATATGGAGCCTGCCGAAAGAGAGGGGAAGATCCTGCGCATCCTGGAAGAGTGCGGTCTTGCGGAGAACAGCCTTGGGAAGTATCCCGGGGAATTCTCCGGCGGCCAGCTGCAGCGGATCGCCATCGCCAGGGCACTCCTCGTTGAACCGGAGGTGTTGATCGCAGACGAGATCATCTCTGCTCTGGACGTCTCGATCCAGAATCAGATCCTTCGCCTTCTGGAAGAGATGAAGACGCGCCACCACCTGTCCGTTCTGTTCATCACCCACGATCTGTCCGTGGCCCGTCGTATGTCTGACCGGGTAATGGTGATGCAGGAGGGAGAAATCAAAGGGATCGGTACGCCGGAGGAGGTGTTCTCAGAAAGCGCTGATCCATATATCCGCGCGCTGTCCAACGCGGTGTTTACCTTCCGCGGGAAAGTGTGA
- a CDS encoding ABC transporter ATP-binding protein gives MIEKRELLKVEHLSVWIQNGSTETCVLRDVSFSVREGERWAIAGESGAGKSMTMNAIAALLPEGSTKYDGRILFRLPDDSWQDLLAMPYRQRRAFLSEQIAIIFQDSINALNPNERIRKQWGETVRLHRGSMPPGKLEEHLLAQMEIFGIRGGAETLRKYPDQLSGGMRQRIAIAMALESRAKILIADEPTTSLDAISQRNTIEFIRTLLEKEGWTLLFISHNLGLLQSICDHVIIMKDGSIVEQGLAEELFYCGKDAYTRKLVEETLNIMGEEEL, from the coding sequence ATGATTGAAAAAAGAGAACTACTGAAGGTGGAACACCTAAGCGTATGGATCCAAAACGGGAGCACGGAGACCTGCGTGCTCCGGGATGTGAGCTTCTCTGTGCGAGAGGGGGAACGATGGGCCATCGCCGGGGAGTCCGGTGCGGGGAAGAGCATGACGATGAACGCGATCGCGGCGCTTCTTCCCGAAGGGAGCACAAAGTATGACGGGCGGATCCTCTTCCGACTTCCGGATGACAGCTGGCAGGATCTGCTGGCGATGCCTTACAGGCAGCGGCGCGCTTTTCTGTCGGAGCAGATCGCCATCATATTTCAGGATTCCATCAACGCGCTGAACCCCAATGAGCGGATCCGGAAACAGTGGGGAGAGACCGTCAGGCTGCACAGAGGGAGCATGCCGCCAGGGAAACTGGAGGAGCATCTTCTTGCCCAGATGGAGATATTTGGGATCCGGGGCGGCGCGGAGACTCTGCGGAAGTATCCGGATCAGCTGTCAGGGGGCATGCGGCAGCGGATCGCCATCGCCATGGCCTTGGAGTCCAGGGCAAAGATCCTTATCGCCGACGAACCCACCACCTCCCTGGATGCGATCTCTCAGAGGAACACCATCGAGTTCATCCGGACTCTTCTGGAGAAGGAAGGATGGACGCTTCTCTTCATCAGCCATAACCTGGGGCTGCTCCAGTCCATTTGCGACCATGTGATCATCATGAAAGATGGGAGCATCGTGGAGCAAGGGTTGGCAGAAGAACTGTTCTATTGCGGCAAGGATGCCTATACCCGGAAACTGGTGGAAGAGACGCTGAATATCATGGGGGAGGAAGAGCTGTGA
- a CDS encoding ABC transporter permease has translation MKRRYILWGAFLVFVLLLFLIPHQNIKLTDMLHTYQGCGPAHWLGTDNLGRDLFALMVTGGQRTLIVVFLATGISFAGGSLLGMIGAYKGGLVKTVIQFLADFVTVIPSLVMALIFSALFGFSAPMAGIIFGIGNMGQYINLADGLTTGIKEKDFVSAELSLGLPGSTILFRHIFPNILRQLLVYLGNNASNVVLQYAGLAFIGLGTDVTNPDWGTLLYQYRAYILTYPRLVICPIIAVCLLALFFHFAFDDSRLKRTELTIYD, from the coding sequence ATGAAGAGGAGATACATTCTGTGGGGCGCGTTTTTGGTGTTTGTGCTCCTTTTGTTTCTGATCCCCCACCAGAACATCAAACTGACGGATATGCTGCATACCTACCAGGGCTGTGGTCCGGCCCACTGGCTGGGGACAGACAATCTTGGCAGGGATCTGTTCGCCCTGATGGTCACGGGAGGACAGCGGACGCTGATCGTGGTCTTTCTGGCCACAGGGATCTCCTTTGCGGGGGGCTCGCTGCTGGGGATGATCGGCGCCTACAAGGGCGGCCTGGTGAAGACGGTGATCCAGTTTCTGGCGGACTTTGTCACGGTGATCCCCTCCCTTGTCATGGCCCTGATCTTTTCGGCGCTGTTCGGGTTCTCGGCCCCCATGGCCGGCATTATCTTCGGCATCGGGAACATGGGCCAGTACATCAATCTGGCAGACGGGCTCACCACCGGGATCAAGGAGAAGGACTTTGTCAGCGCGGAGCTCAGTCTGGGACTTCCCGGGAGCACGATCCTGTTTCGACACATCTTTCCCAACATACTGCGACAGCTGCTGGTGTATCTGGGGAACAATGCCAGCAACGTGGTGCTCCAGTATGCAGGCCTTGCGTTCATCGGACTGGGGACGGATGTGACCAATCCGGACTGGGGCACCCTGCTGTATCAGTACCGGGCTTACATCCTCACCTACCCGCGGCTTGTCATCTGCCCCATCATTGCGGTCTGTCTGCTGGCGCTGTTCTTCCACTTTGCCTTCGATGACAGCCGTCTGAAGAGAACGGAGCTGACGATCTATGATTGA
- a CDS encoding ABC transporter permease, translated as MRNAIRFLSKWCLIFLVTSALIFLAVRMMPTTPVDKWLDAYHLPHTAENEAYVKEKMGLDEPLIFQYTGWIGNFLRGDWGVSLVSGENIRERFLAKMPYSFSIGIIGILLGAVGAFFLGYRAALTRSGRWDRITTGMTVFCQSVPMFILSILIINAFGVKLGIASFFTGDGRYSILAAILLTALYSIGGLSRVVRAAFREEMGQSYVKFMVSRGFAPEEVLWKHAYKPPLASLIAAVITRFAGVFGGSTVLEFAFAIPGLSTMLVSAMDSRDYTILQTYILVVVLWMFLVHLVLHLVLYLLGARRGA; from the coding sequence ATGAGGAATGCAATACGATTTCTGAGCAAGTGGTGCCTGATCTTCCTGGTGACCTCGGCGCTGATCTTTCTGGCGGTGCGGATGATGCCCACCACCCCGGTGGACAAGTGGCTGGATGCCTACCACCTGCCGCACACGGCGGAGAACGAGGCCTATGTGAAGGAGAAGATGGGGCTGGATGAGCCGCTGATCTTCCAGTATACCGGCTGGATCGGTAACTTCCTGCGGGGAGACTGGGGTGTCTCGCTGGTGTCGGGAGAGAACATCCGGGAGCGGTTCCTGGCCAAGATGCCCTACTCCTTTTCCATCGGGATCATCGGGATCCTGCTGGGTGCCGTTGGAGCCTTCTTCCTGGGGTATCGGGCCGCCCTCACCCGAAGCGGACGCTGGGACAGGATCACCACGGGCATGACGGTCTTCTGTCAGAGTGTGCCCATGTTCATCCTGTCCATCCTGATCATCAATGCCTTTGGGGTGAAGCTCGGGATCGCCAGTTTCTTTACGGGAGACGGGCGATACTCTATCCTGGCGGCGATACTGCTGACGGCTTTGTACAGCATCGGCGGGCTGTCCCGGGTGGTGCGCGCCGCGTTTCGGGAGGAGATGGGACAAAGCTATGTGAAGTTCATGGTCTCCAGAGGGTTTGCGCCGGAGGAGGTACTGTGGAAGCACGCGTACAAGCCGCCGCTGGCCAGCCTGATTGCGGCGGTGATCACACGGTTTGCCGGGGTGTTCGGCGGGAGCACGGTGCTGGAGTTCGCCTTTGCGATCCCGGGGCTGTCTACCATGCTGGTCTCTGCCATGGACAGCAGGGACTATACAATCCTGCAGACCTATATCCTGGTGGTGGTCCTCTGGATGTTTCTCGTGCATCTGGTGCTCCATCTGGTTCTGTATTTGCTGGGAGCAAGGAGGGGAGCATGA
- a CDS encoding ABC transporter substrate-binding protein, with protein MKKKLVLLLLSLSVVALVLAGCGGGDNGGESEEATADGPIVVGCSYVAGNTNPVDSAWDLTSHGISEGIYMQDAKGNLVSRFVQKLERKDDLTWTATLTGKVKFSDGSDCDAKALADCMNYLQKNNEMANGTAGVVKFTAEKDGTLTIKTEKPTPVMESLLAEWCNVVFKQDGDDFLYTGPYMVKKLDSEVSLELEPNPYYDDRAEQRSDVTLKVFSDTAAMEQAFEAGEVDLMFGLTPESAETLKGKGFTVKDYDAGYQYFGFTNLKDGPMKDADVRKAIDLLLDREEMVKALQGGRVANGIFAQYYSFAGDVKVETKAEEAAKLLEKAGYKKNDEGYYEKDGKKLTLHMVTYSARADLPILMQLAASQLTTAGIDSKTDVVDDINANLEGGDYDLVFYAQHTAPSGEPSAFLNMALAKDGSRNYAGYSSDKVNKLLDEMGKTQPGKDRDKQSRDIQAIVAEDLPMIYLVDPQWHVALSERVKAYEPYCGDYYCVNAELGL; from the coding sequence ATGAAGAAGAAACTTGTTTTGTTGCTCCTCAGCCTCTCGGTCGTGGCGCTGGTATTGGCCGGCTGCGGCGGAGGAGATAACGGAGGAGAGTCGGAAGAGGCAACTGCAGATGGCCCGATCGTGGTCGGCTGCAGCTATGTCGCCGGAAATACCAACCCGGTGGACAGTGCCTGGGATCTGACTTCCCACGGCATCAGCGAAGGGATCTACATGCAGGATGCCAAGGGCAACCTGGTATCCCGCTTTGTGCAAAAGCTCGAGCGAAAGGATGACCTGACCTGGACCGCGACGCTCACCGGGAAGGTGAAGTTCAGCGATGGCTCAGACTGCGATGCCAAGGCGCTGGCGGACTGCATGAACTACCTGCAGAAGAACAACGAGATGGCGAACGGCACGGCGGGCGTGGTGAAGTTTACCGCCGAGAAGGACGGCACGCTGACCATCAAGACCGAGAAACCGACCCCGGTGATGGAGTCGCTGCTGGCAGAGTGGTGCAACGTGGTGTTCAAGCAGGACGGGGATGACTTCCTCTACACGGGTCCGTATATGGTCAAGAAGCTGGACTCCGAGGTATCCCTCGAGCTGGAGCCGAACCCCTACTACGACGACCGGGCAGAGCAGCGTTCGGATGTCACCCTGAAGGTGTTCAGCGATACGGCCGCCATGGAGCAGGCTTTTGAGGCAGGGGAGGTAGACCTGATGTTCGGTCTCACTCCGGAAAGCGCTGAGACACTGAAGGGGAAAGGGTTCACCGTCAAGGATTATGATGCGGGTTACCAGTACTTCGGGTTCACCAATCTGAAGGACGGCCCCATGAAAGACGCCGACGTGCGCAAGGCCATCGATCTGCTGCTGGATAGAGAGGAAATGGTCAAGGCTCTACAGGGCGGCCGGGTGGCCAATGGTATTTTTGCTCAGTACTATTCCTTCGCGGGAGATGTGAAGGTGGAGACAAAGGCGGAAGAGGCCGCCAAACTGCTGGAGAAGGCGGGCTACAAGAAGAACGACGAGGGCTACTATGAGAAGGACGGGAAGAAGCTGACCCTTCACATGGTAACCTACTCCGCACGGGCGGATCTGCCGATCCTGATGCAGCTGGCCGCTTCTCAGCTGACGACAGCAGGGATCGACAGCAAGACCGATGTGGTGGATGACATCAACGCCAACCTGGAGGGCGGCGACTACGACCTGGTGTTCTACGCGCAGCACACCGCACCCTCTGGTGAGCCATCGGCCTTCCTGAACATGGCGCTTGCCAAGGACGGAAGCAGAAACTATGCCGGCTACAGCAGCGACAAAGTCAACAAGCTGTTGGACGAGATGGGAAAGACGCAGCCGGGTAAGGACAGAGACAAGCAGTCCAGAGACATCCAGGCCATCGTGGCAGAAGATCTGCCCATGATCTACCTGGTGGATCCTCAGTGGCACGTGGCTTTGTCCGAGAGAGTCAAGGCATATGAGCCATACTGCGGCGACTACTACTGCGTCAACGCAGAACTCGGCCTGTAA
- a CDS encoding cation diffusion facilitator family transporter, which produces MNNESLDALELSMNREKVIVRTSIIGIAANVLLAAFKAVIGVLSNSIAITLDAVNNLSDALSSVITIIGAKLGAKLPDKKHPLGYGRIEYLSSMLVAAIVLYAGITSLVESVKKIIHPETANYATVSLVIIAVAIVVKLILGRYVKRQGQKVNSGALIASGSDASFDAILSASVLASAIIYLIWGISLEAYVGVVISLVIIKAGVEMMIETLNDIIGQRGNAETSLRIREILTQEPEVRGAYDLTLFNYGPDKYYGSVHLELPDTMTVDEVDQLTRRAQARVFKETGVILTGIGVYSYNTSDDEAAQIRNTVQKTVMSHDWALQLHGFYADTEAKSMRFDVVLSFDVDKADAVGIMSQEVQALYPDYHIMILPDVDVVDLA; this is translated from the coding sequence ATGAACAATGAAAGTCTGGATGCGCTGGAACTATCGATGAACCGGGAGAAGGTGATCGTCAGGACCAGCATCATAGGGATCGCAGCCAACGTGCTGCTGGCAGCCTTCAAGGCCGTGATCGGCGTGCTTTCCAACTCCATCGCCATCACACTGGACGCGGTGAACAACCTGTCGGATGCGTTGTCCTCCGTGATCACCATTATCGGAGCCAAACTGGGGGCCAAGCTGCCGGATAAGAAACACCCGCTGGGTTACGGCAGGATCGAATACCTGAGCTCCATGCTGGTGGCGGCCATCGTGCTCTACGCCGGGATCACCTCCCTGGTAGAGTCGGTGAAGAAGATCATCCATCCCGAGACAGCCAACTACGCCACCGTCTCGCTGGTGATCATCGCAGTGGCGATCGTGGTGAAGCTTATCCTGGGCCGGTATGTAAAGAGACAGGGCCAGAAGGTGAACTCCGGAGCACTGATCGCCTCCGGATCTGATGCCTCCTTCGATGCGATCCTGTCCGCCTCCGTCCTGGCTTCCGCCATCATCTATTTGATCTGGGGCATCTCCCTGGAAGCCTACGTGGGCGTGGTGATCTCCCTGGTGATCATCAAGGCGGGTGTCGAGATGATGATCGAGACGCTGAATGACATCATCGGGCAGAGGGGCAACGCGGAGACCAGCCTGCGCATCCGGGAGATCCTGACGCAGGAACCGGAGGTGCGCGGCGCTTACGACCTGACGCTCTTCAATTACGGGCCGGACAAGTACTACGGTTCCGTGCACCTGGAACTGCCTGACACAATGACCGTAGACGAGGTGGACCAACTGACTCGCCGGGCGCAGGCTCGCGTTTTCAAGGAGACGGGAGTTATCCTCACGGGTATTGGAGTCTATTCTTACAACACCAGCGACGATGAGGCGGCGCAGATTCGGAACACGGTACAGAAGACCGTCATGTCCCATGACTGGGCGCTGCAGCTCCACGGATTCTACGCTGATACCGAAGCGAAGTCCATGCGTTTCGATGTGGTCCTCAGTTTTGATGTGGACAAAGCCGACGCGGTAGGGATCATGTCGCAGGAAGTACAGGCGCTGTATCCCGATTACCATATCATGATCCTGCCCGACGTGGACGTGGTGGATCTGGCGTAG